The genome window GAATTGCATCGTTGATTGCGTCAAACGATAATcagaaacatttatttatcgatgctttgaaatttgaatacaGTAAAGAGCATATTTAATTCTAAAGCAGGTTCTCTGGCAACGATATGTCACACTTGTGCTGCTTCTTCAGCCAGAACTTCTCCAGATAGCTAATCGGATCCTTGGGTTGTTCACGTGCCAACTCCAACATGCCTTGCATAAAAATTGGAACCACTTCCTTCTCCAGATGAGCGCGTTTCTCGGCAGGCGTGCGATAATGCTTGGATTGTTCACAGTGAGGTTCATCCTGTTTCTTAATCGCTTTGGGTAACTTTTCGATGCGTTCACAGTTAACTTGCTGAATTGGTGGCAGAGGGTTCTCAATGTGTTTTTTTCGGAGATTTCTTTAGATCTTTGGGACAGCACATCACCCATTTCTTCTTTGGCTTTTTTTCCACCTCGTCTGCCTGTGTGCTTGacattttaaaaagatttGAACTCTTCTTATGCAGCttaagaaaatatgaaatgataTATGAATTCTGGAATCATTTAGAATGAATTTTCTGCTAAGCTAACTAGACTTTCAAAATGCTTACTATATTAATGACTTAACAttagttttgcatttaatcaTGCAATAAGGTTGAGCTTCATAAATTTTACATGCTAACCGTCTTTAATttaagatataaatatataaaaacgtAATACtactttttgcaattttttacatttcttcaTGCAATAAGGTTGGATTTTATGAGTAATACACTAATTGCCTTAAATGGtaaaatactattaaatatataaaaacataatactatattgttatttttcttcATGCAATAAGGTTGGGCCTTAAATCTCAAAATACTTGTTTTGCaacttttatatttctttatgcaATAAGGCTGggttttataatataaatacactgcctaaaatcttaaaatacttattttgcAGCTTTTATATTTCTTCATGCAATAAGGCTGGATTTTACGTTATTCATACACAAACtgtcttttatatattttattaaatatataaaaacttaaTACTACTTTTTCcattgttatatttattcatgaaaataggttgggttttatattattcatacACTAACTGCCTTAAATCTTGAatactattaaatatataaaaacgtgatacatttgccattttatatttctattttatattattcatacACTAACTGTCCTAAATATATTctattaaatatagaaaaacgTAATATGTACtacttttgcctttttatatttcttcttGCAAAAAGGATGGgttttataatattcatattatacATTTACCATAATAAATCTTATACTACTTTCATTAAATGAAAAGATTgcataaaaattattgttcTGTTTAAAAGGCGCTTATTGgcttgctttatttattgtttgcggCATTTTAAAATGCGCAGTTCTTGGCGTAATGACACAACCAATACATGGAGTATTAATTAAGATGCGTTACCAATCCGACCACTCCTGCGATACTCCTTTGCTTGGTATTCTCACTCGCATTCGGATTCTCATGTAAGCCTCTTAGCGATTGATTCAGCTCGTGGCTGTGAGTGGCACCTTATGTAATCGGAGCTGCCTCGCGCGCTGGGCAGCCAATTGATGCGAAACATCTGCCAATTGAATGGACAGCACTTCATGCCACAATCCACTCAGTGTCCGGTGGGAGGGAAACTTAAGCCGCTTAGCAGCTGTTAGGAGAGAATGCCTCTGGCAGCCTCACCTCAACTCAGCTCGACTGTTATCACTGGTTATCACGCTCGATGATTATGTAAGAGATGCTGTAACTTGGCAGTTTTAAACAAGTTTTCGAAATGCGCTGGGCATTTGAAAAACTTGGCTAAATCTGCCGAGAGGCCACCGAAGAAGGCGTAACACAAGTGCTTTTCCAACTTCCAAATCAAATGATCCATGCGACAAGCCATTGACagatatttgaataaaatcaatacGATCAGAACATAGATATGCAGCTGCCGCCGACTGAGACCGAATAGCCATTGACTTTGATTCAGCTGAAGCACAAACACCAAGGCGATGCAGAAAGACACTTTGGAGTTTCTGTAAGTCATCATCAGAGTTGATATCATCATCCATTTCGATGAGTATTTCGAGACTCACGTGCTCAGCTTCACATAAGCGGCATTGGTCAATTGGCAGCGATTGATGAGCAGCGCGGCAACTGGCTTAAGGAACTCGGCTCCACTTCCGACAATGGTGCCAATTATCAGTATGGGCACCAGGGCATTATTGCCATACATCTTGCCAGCTAGCTGAATGCCCCTATCGATGTGCACCACCTGACTGATGGCCGTAATCGGAGTAGCAAGCATTCGAAAGGCCACCGTACGTGCCACAGCATGTGCCCAGTCAAAGGGACTATAGAAGATGAGATACCACGTCAGCGTACACAAGATGACATCGTGCACATTGCTGAGCGGCTCAAGTGGCAGCGAACCAAGCATCACATTGACCAGTATGTCCCCGGCATAGGTGAGCATCACGTGATTCAGCCAGAGCACAAACGGTTGCCATTCCAGATAGCTACGAGGTCGCTGTTTGCTTGGGTTACTTCGCATCAGCTCATCGCGAAGCTGGAATGCAATGAATGTGTAGTGCAGGGCTCGAAATATGAAGTGATTTGAGAAGGGCCTGAGAATGTTGGGCGAGTtcatctctctcgctcgctgaTGTCATCCGTTTAGCTTCGTGTCAATTTCGAGCTCACTTGAATTTCGAGACggttttcaaattgtttacttaatttaaaaaaaatacatacacgtagagaaaaaaaatattgatttgaaaacttttcaatcTTAAAAGATAAAAATCTTGAAACAAGAATTTTTGGTTGAAAACGtcttaaaatcaaatttcgtTAGGAAAATCATCATTTTGAGACTAGTCAATCTTTTTTAAAATCgtacaagtaagaaagcagcagtagagtgtgctcgact of Drosophila nasuta strain 15112-1781.00 chromosome 3, ASM2355853v1, whole genome shotgun sequence contains these proteins:
- the LOC132792783 gene encoding uncharacterized protein LOC132792783, which translates into the protein MFRINWLPSARGSSDYIRNLRKKHIENPLPPIQQVNCERIEKLPKAIKKQDEPHCEQSKHYRTPAEKRAHLEKEVVPIFMQGMLELAREQPKDPISYLEKFWLKKQHKCDISLPENLL
- the LOC132793114 gene encoding trimeric intracellular cation channel type 1B.1, which encodes MNSPNILRPFSNHFIFRALHYTFIAFQLRDELMRSNPSKQRPRSYLEWQPFVLWLNHVMLTYAGDILVNVMLGSLPLEPLSNVHDVILCTLTWYLIFYSPFDWAHAVARTVAFRMLATPITAISQVVHIDRGIQLAGKMYGNNALVPILIIGTIVGSGAEFLKPVAALLINRCQLTNAAYVKLSTNSKVSFCIALVFVLQLNQSQWLFGLSRRQLHIYVLIVLILFKYLSMACRMDHLIWKLEKHLCYAFFGGLSADLAKFFKCPAHFENLFKTAKLQHLLHNHRA